The following are from one region of the Paenibacillus protaetiae genome:
- the zwf gene encoding glucose-6-phosphate dehydrogenase produces MNHTINNSEMLPAQGAVYYLFGATGDLAKRKLFPALFSLYKEGKLSDNFAVIGLARRSRTKEQFREDVYESITEFCRYKVDDVELWNRFAEHFEYMPLDINNVEAFRDLNRLTSELDARFNIPGNRLFYLALAPSLFGPVSFNLRDGGLLESTGWRRVIIEKPFGYDLPSAQELNNQLSQVFKEEEIYRIDHYLGKEMVQNIQVIRFANAFFEPLWNNNYIANVQITLSETVGVEERGGYYDKSGALRDMTQNHMLQMLTMIAMEPPSSLIGEHIRDEKVKVLRSLRPYATSEEVKKNVIRGQYAAGKQQNEELPAYRAEDSVNPESATETYLAAKVAVDNFRWAGVPFYIRTGKRLPVKTTEVVIEFKSMPQNVLFAQRHDLAPNLLVIRVNPMEGIYIKINAKTPGADNSVQPVAMEFCQSCQIGLNTPEAYERLIHDAARGDSTYFTRWDEVAQAWEFVDRIAAAWKENTDDLKLYPAGSWGPEAADELLARDGFHWWPVNGQEEDKVIWVTSSAK; encoded by the coding sequence ATGAACCATACCATCAATAATTCGGAAATGTTACCTGCGCAAGGGGCTGTCTACTATTTGTTTGGAGCGACGGGCGATTTGGCGAAACGCAAACTGTTTCCCGCCCTATTCAGTTTATATAAGGAAGGCAAGCTTTCGGACAATTTTGCCGTTATCGGGCTTGCAAGAAGATCTCGTACAAAAGAGCAATTTCGCGAAGATGTATACGAGTCGATTACTGAATTTTGCCGCTATAAAGTTGACGATGTAGAGTTATGGAACCGATTTGCCGAGCACTTTGAATATATGCCGCTTGATATTAATAACGTGGAAGCCTTCCGGGATTTAAACCGGCTGACGAGCGAGCTTGACGCAAGGTTCAATATTCCGGGCAACCGCTTGTTCTATTTGGCGCTTGCGCCATCCTTGTTTGGCCCGGTGTCGTTTAATTTGCGCGACGGCGGCCTCCTGGAATCAACGGGCTGGAGGCGCGTCATTATCGAGAAGCCGTTTGGCTACGATCTGCCTTCCGCACAAGAGCTGAACAACCAGCTTAGCCAAGTGTTTAAGGAAGAAGAGATTTACCGGATTGACCATTACTTGGGCAAAGAAATGGTTCAAAATATTCAGGTGATTCGTTTCGCCAATGCTTTTTTTGAACCGCTTTGGAATAACAACTATATCGCTAACGTGCAAATTACACTGTCGGAAACGGTTGGTGTAGAGGAGCGCGGCGGTTATTATGACAAGTCGGGCGCTTTGCGCGACATGACGCAGAACCATATGCTGCAAATGCTGACGATGATCGCGATGGAGCCGCCAAGCAGCTTGATCGGCGAGCATATCCGCGACGAGAAAGTGAAGGTGCTTCGTTCGCTCCGCCCTTATGCGACAAGCGAAGAAGTAAAAAAGAACGTTATCCGCGGCCAATATGCGGCCGGCAAGCAGCAGAATGAAGAGCTGCCGGCTTATCGCGCAGAGGATTCCGTTAATCCGGAATCCGCGACCGAAACTTATTTAGCGGCTAAAGTCGCTGTCGATAATTTCCGCTGGGCGGGCGTGCCTTTTTATATCCGGACGGGCAAACGCCTCCCTGTCAAAACAACGGAGGTCGTCATCGAATTCAAGTCGATGCCGCAAAACGTGCTGTTCGCGCAGCGCCACGATCTTGCGCCAAACCTGCTTGTCATCCGGGTCAACCCGATGGAAGGCATTTATATTAAAATAAATGCCAAAACGCCGGGAGCGGACAATTCGGTCCAGCCGGTGGCGATGGAATTTTGCCAAAGCTGCCAAATCGGGCTGAATACGCCGGAAGCGTACGAACGCCTTATCCATGACGCGGCACGCGGCGATTCGACGTATTTTACCCGTTGGGACGAGGTTGCCCAGGCATGGGAGTTCGTAGACCGCATTGCAGCGGCTTGGAAAGAAAATACCGATGATTTGAAATTATATCCGGCAGGCTCGTGGGGACCGGAAGCGGCAGATGAATTGCTGGCGCGTGACGGCTTCCACTGGTGGCCGGTCAATGGCCAAGAAGAAGATAAGGTGATATGGGTAACAAGCAGCGCTAAGTAA
- a CDS encoding LuxR C-terminal-related transcriptional regulator, whose protein sequence is MVRIGLAAVLDTEDGIEVVGEASNGYEGIRLAQAYKPDVVLMDLVMEGMDGVETTAKLLELLPDCKVIVLTSFLDDSKMYPVIEAGAFSYLLKTSRAAEIAQAIRAAARGQSVLESQVAAKMMSRLRQPKAAEQASLHDELTEREMDVLKLLAQGMSNQEIADGLYIGVKTVKFHVTNIFNKLRVEDRTQAAIYAHKHGLAE, encoded by the coding sequence ATGGTTCGTATCGGGCTAGCGGCTGTATTGGATACGGAAGATGGCATTGAAGTTGTAGGCGAGGCGAGCAACGGTTATGAAGGCATCCGGCTTGCACAAGCTTATAAGCCCGATGTGGTGCTGATGGATCTCGTCATGGAAGGAATGGATGGCGTCGAAACAACGGCCAAGCTGCTGGAGCTGCTGCCGGACTGCAAGGTAATTGTGTTAACGAGCTTTTTGGATGACAGCAAGATGTATCCGGTCATTGAGGCCGGGGCGTTCAGCTACCTGTTAAAAACATCCCGAGCGGCTGAAATTGCGCAAGCGATCCGCGCGGCGGCTCGCGGGCAGTCGGTGCTGGAGTCGCAGGTTGCAGCTAAAATGATGAGCCGGCTGAGACAGCCGAAAGCGGCTGAACAAGCTTCATTGCATGATGAGCTGACAGAACGCGAAATGGATGTTCTTAAGCTGCTTGCACAAGGGATGTCGAATCAGGAAATTGCGGACGGCTTGTACATTGGCGTCAAGACGGTCAAGTTCCATGTGACCAATATTTTCAATAAGCTGCGGGTCGAGGACCGTACCCAAGCAGCGATCTATGCTCATAAACATGGATTGGCGGAATAA
- a CDS encoding YwmB family TATA-box binding protein, with translation MKEQVQAAGKSGRLAIVIAFFALLLGGIWAVSQSDAESGRSASFHQDDLANDTNQLWRWADSSYKGGSAAAEWTIRWDIGNPAGQLTLEETVKQFTANNEQNQGKLIADEGDYITISIDEFGGTLTMHELPKQEQQPAGSRFLLLFQPDEGKAAVSSILAIEQKIKAWLKEEGASYKASLSAKGVAAGRESAEKLAKAAGAKPVERYEDDGTSSVSYWSPKLHSSVKVGKGKDANLQLAIHQQTDSKDWFLTAGSPLITGDYSLTGPL, from the coding sequence ATGAAAGAGCAAGTACAAGCCGCAGGAAAAAGCGGGCGGTTGGCGATTGTGATCGCTTTTTTTGCACTACTTTTAGGCGGAATATGGGCGGTTTCGCAAAGTGACGCCGAGAGCGGCCGGAGTGCGTCTTTTCACCAGGATGATTTGGCTAATGATACGAACCAGCTGTGGCGATGGGCGGACAGCAGTTATAAAGGCGGGTCAGCAGCTGCGGAGTGGACCATTCGCTGGGATATAGGCAACCCGGCGGGGCAGCTTACTCTGGAAGAAACAGTAAAACAATTTACGGCTAATAATGAACAAAATCAGGGAAAGCTAATTGCCGATGAAGGTGATTACATTACCATCAGCATTGACGAGTTTGGCGGTACGCTTACGATGCATGAGCTTCCTAAGCAAGAGCAGCAGCCGGCTGGAAGCCGGTTCCTGCTGTTGTTTCAGCCCGACGAAGGAAAAGCCGCTGTCAGCAGCATCCTTGCAATCGAGCAAAAAATAAAGGCTTGGCTGAAGGAAGAGGGAGCATCTTATAAAGCTTCCCTTTCGGCGAAAGGGGTTGCCGCAGGCCGGGAAAGTGCGGAAAAACTGGCAAAAGCGGCTGGAGCAAAGCCGGTCGAACGTTATGAGGACGACGGGACGTCCAGTGTATCCTACTGGTCGCCCAAACTGCATTCTTCTGTAAAAGTGGGCAAAGGAAAGGACGCCAATCTGCAGCTTGCCATTCATCAGCAGACCGACAGCAAAGACTGGTTTTTAACCGCGGGCAGTCCGTTGATTACGGGTGACTACAGCTTGACCGGCCCTTTATAA